Below is a window of Gossypium hirsutum isolate 1008001.06 chromosome A12, Gossypium_hirsutum_v2.1, whole genome shotgun sequence DNA.
GGTAAAAAgtttgttttcttctttctttgctaTCCCTCCCACCTCTCCTTTGGGCTCTCGAGATGGatctttctttgtttttaactTCTTTATTTTGTCATGTTGAATGGTAActcaaatttttattgtttttagagATGTAAAAGTCCATGAATAAATTGCATGCTTAGCCTCTTTCATGCGACTGTTTTCATTTGAGACCATTTCATCAGTTTTTTCTGTTTTCCTCCCACAATTTTCATGTTATCATTCTCATGGGTTATTTTGATTTTGCAGTTGATCCTGCAAAGGCTACTTCCTTTGCTTCTGTGCCTTCATCTGAATCTCAAACTAAGTTTCACATGATGGAAAGTGGAAGTAGCAGTGCTGATCTTGACAATCCTTCCTGTGGCTCTCCAATTGTCATTAGAACTTCTGAGCAGTCACAAGGTAAAATTGAAAATGGTGTGAAAAGATCCAAAGATCAGAGTGCTGTAGCATCTGGTGTCACTAATGAGGAAGCGAACAAAGAGAAGTCAATTTCTCAGGATACAGAAGGAAATGATGCAACTCCAGGAGACAAAAGTTTCACCTTTGAGGTACCTCCATTTTTAGGTGTGTCTGAACAAGAATCTGGAAAGAATTGGCAACCTTTTTCGACCATGCAACACGACAAAATATCCCCGGTAAAGTTTCATTTTCCAAAGTGATGCATATggttttgttaaaaattccattttGTGCTCTACTATTGTCCTGCTTCTTGTCTTCTAGCTGAAGAATTTTAAGAAGTATGATTCTACTTTTTGTTTTTCATTCCGGTTATGCTCTATCCCTCATGCACTTGCTCTCTCACTCTTTGTCTCATACAAGAAGGCCATGGAAGGAACTCCATCAACCTCTGGCTTAAGCAAAGCGGGGGCCAAGGCTGCTCGAGAGACAAGTTGTGCAAATCTTCAGGCACCTAAAAGGGAGGATGTGCGTGGTGGCCTCAAAGGGACTTCTGAGCGTAAAACAAGACGAACAGGTGGTAAGAGTGCAAGTAAGGAAGCTGCTAAAAAGGGAAATGCTGCAAAAGAGATAACCCCTGCAAGGGAATCAGAAAGAAGTGATAGAACAAGTAATGTGTCACTCAGTTCTGCTGGAACTGGTCAACTTGTGCAATCCAATGAGATGCAGCACTATGGACATATAGAAGGCGGTAATATGAAACCATTTGGTGTTCTTTCTACTTCAGTATCTAGTCTGCCAGACTTGAACACATCAGCTTCTTCATCTGCAGTTTTTCAACAGCCTTTTACAGATTTGCAGCAAGTTCAGTTGCGCGCTCAGATTTTTGTATATGGAGCTTTGATGTAAGACTTGTAACTTCCATTTTGTCTTGgcatgtattaaaatttttgtgCATGTGCTTTGGTATTCTTGTCAACTCCAGTTGTTTCTGGTATTGCATTTTCATTTAGTACGTTTGATCATCTGAGCACATCTATCTAAATGTTTTGAATAATGTTGCCGCAGACAAGGAACAGTACCTGATGAGGCATATATGATATCAGCATTTGGAGGACCTGGTTAGGTTTCTTATCTCTAAATATGTTATCTTTGGGACTTTTATACAGATATGTTCACTATTTTGGGCTGTCTGCAGATGGTGGAAGAACCATTTGGGAGAATGCTTGGCGAGCAGGTACTGAGAGGGTACATGGTAAAAAATCACTTCTTGTTAGCCCTGAAACTCCGTTGCAGTCTCATATAGGTATCTTTGCTCGTCTTAAGTTGTTGAAATAGTTTCTTCTGATTCTGTTATCTATTAATTTTGTGCCTTGGTTGAGATGCTCAGGTGCTAAAACTTCTGATCAATCGATCAAACAAAATACACTTCAGAGTAAGGCTACATCCTCACCTGCTAGTCGTTCTACCAGCAAGGGTACTCCAACAACATCAATTGTAAACCCAATTATACCCCTTTCATCACCACTATGGAGTATTCGTACACCTTCTGGTGACGCCCTTCAACCTACTGGCTTTCCAAGAGGTGCAGTTATGGATTATCAGCTAGCAATTTCTCCATTACATCCTTCAGCTACAAGGAATTTAATCGGACACAATTCTTCTTGGATGTCCCAATCCCCTTTTCGTGGCCCCTGGACTCCACAGACTTCTGCATTTGATGGCAATGCTGGTTTTCCTGTGCGTCCGATCACAGAAGCAGTTAATTCAAATCCTGGAATAGCATCTGTGCCTCATTCTTCTAGCATGAAACAGGTTTCTGCAGTTCCTGTGGTCCAGAGTGGAAGTCCTGCCAATATTTTTGCAGGGACTCCACTGCTTGACACAAAAAAGGCAACATTAAAACCTGGTCACCATTCTGCTGATCCAAAGCCTAGAAAACGGAAAAAGTCTACAGTTCCTGAGGAGTCTGGGCAGAGTATACCTCATTTTCAATCAGAGTCCCCATTGGCTACTGTTGTGGTTAGTCAGACCTCTACACCTGCTGCAATTACCATTCCTGCTACCAATATATCCAAGTCCACTGATAAATTCATTACATCTGTCTCTGGTAATCATCTCAAAAAGGGTGACCAAGAATCAGATCAGAGGGCTAGTCTCTCTGAAGAAACTCTTAGTAAACACAAAAATGCTCAGAAGCATGCAGAGGATGCTGCTGCtcttgctgctgctgctgttaATCGCAGTGAAGAAATATGGAGGCAGTTGGACAAGCACAAAAATTCAGGGTTGGCACCAGATGTTGAAACTAAATTGACTTCCGCAGCTGTTGCAATAGCAGCAGCTGCTGCTGTTGCAAAGGCTGCGGCTGCGGCTGCCAATGTTGCCTCAAATGCTGCCTTACAAGCAAAATTGATGGCTGATGAAGCATTGGTTTCAAGTGGCTACAGAAATTCCACTCCCAATAATGCAATATCTGATAGTGGGAAGAGGTTGAGCGAGGCTACTCCTGCATCCATCTTAAAGGGTGAGGATGCTGCTGCTAGTTCAAATTCTGTCATTGTTGTTGCCAAAGAAGTTGCTAGAAGGAGGGTAGAAGCAGCTTCAGCTGCTGCAAAGCAAGCTGAAAACATGGATGCCATTGTTAAAGCTGCTGAGCTGGCAGCTGAAGCTGTGTCACAGGCTGGAAAGATTGTTGCTATGAGTGAACCTTTCTCATTGGCTGAATTGGTAGAAGCAGGTCCAGAAGCATATTGGAAAGTACCCCAAGCATCCCCTGAGCCAGATGGTGCTATTAGAGAGCAGATAAACATAGGTGGTAGCATGGAAGCTCCTGGTTCATCTGTTGGGCATCTAAAAGAGGTTCCTGGGGACAAGAGGGAAAAGCAGGATAACCACAGAAAGTCACCCACTCATAGAGAGATGACCAGAGAGTCTATGGAAGATCGTTCTAGATTGACAGATGGCGGTTTGGCTCCTGTTGCAACAagtgaaaaagataaaaaaggaCAAAAGAGGCGCAAAGCTTCAGATTTTGCCAAAACTAAAGGAGTTGCTTCTGAATCTGAGATTGGTTTTGAATCACCTTTGATGATCACTCAGACTGACCATGAAAAAGCAGGGGAAACttcaaaagataataatataagGGAAGGCTCGCATGTTGAGGTCTGTGACTTTTATTGAAATATTACTTGAGATTTTGATCTTTAGTTGAAATACACTTATATTTGATGGAAATTTGACAATGTAGTACTGAGTTTGAAAAAAATTGCATTCATTTGTCCTAGTTACCAGATGGAAATGTTGAAGTTTTATATACACATATTATTGATcttatattatatttgatttgtttaCAATTTTACTATCTCATGCCCAGGTATTGAGAGATGGAGGTGGGTCAAGAGTAGCATGGTTCCTGGCAGATATACTGAACTTGAATGATGGCAAAGCTTATGTGTGTTACAATGAACTTCGACAAGAGGGTGAGCTACCACAACAACTGTAACTTATGTTTTAGCTGAATCAACTGAGTTATGTTAACTATGAAAGCAGATCTGTTAGAATTCTTGTCCTTAATTTTTATGTAATTCCTTGTTGATGTGTGTGCAATTTTACTCTCTTTGGGGATCTCTAGGCTGAATCACAAATTTGCTTGTATGAATTAAATGCACCAGAGTGAGGGTATATTTCTTATGGACTTCTCTGCATAGAAACTTTCAAGTTTCTTATGGAAAAACAGTTTAGATGTCTTGCAATATGCACAAACATCAATAATGGTTATCTTAACAAACCTTTTTTGACTGCTTGTCTTACAGATGGTGATAGGCTAAAGGAATGGGTGGAAGTTGAAGGTGATAGGGCACCTAGGATACGCTGTGCTCGTCCTAGTACAGCTATGTCATTTGAAGGAACAAGGAAGAGACGCAGGGCAGCCATGGGGGATTATAATTGGTCTGTTGGAGATAGGGTTGATGCATGGATGCAAAATAGGTATGCATGCAATGTTTTTTATATCTTCTTTTACCTATTTCTTGCAGTCCATTGGACAGAAATGGTACTGTTGAAGATTATGGGgacattataaaatatatatgaggaAGTAGAATTTTGGATAATTTGTCTATATTTTCTAGCCAACCTTTAGGATATCCATTAATACCTTTTTGTGCAACCCTACGATTTGTCATTTTGTAATCTGACAAGATATTCACCTTTGATGTTTGAACAAACTGATTTATGCTAGAATGCATTTTTATGCCCTGTTTTTCTGGATGGCTTTGGACTACCTTTGTGAATCAAATGCTATTTATTTCCCATCATCATGTATTTCCTTGTGCTAGAGGAAGGAGAGTTTCAATTCTATCAAGttgtttcaattttaattatcaaGGAATGAACTGATGTTTGAAATTATTATGTTCATTTATTTGGCTTTCAGCTGGTGGGAGGGAGTTGTCATTGAGAAGAGCAAGAAAGATGAAACTTCATTTACTGTCCATTTTCCTGGTATGCATGACCAAGTAGAACAGTTATTAACGATCTGGATTGTAATCTGCTCAGTAGAAAAGTCTATACAGCCTCTGCTCTGAGaataataaaactttattttattgtttttattgcaGCTCAAGGAGAAACATCTGGTGTCAAAGCATCGCTTCTTCGTCCTTCTCTGATGTGGAAGAAAGGTAGTTGGGTTGAATGGTCCAGCTTTGTTGATAATAATGAGTCTTCCCGTGAGGTGTGATATGCTAGCTTATACTTGTGATTGATGCTTCTCTCATGATACTTTGATTGCTTCTTGGTGCTAAGTCATTGATCTATTTTCAGGGTGATACCCCACAGGAAAAGCGACAAAGGTTAGGCAGTCCTGCGGTTGAAGCCAAAGGGAAAGATAAGTTTTCAAAAAATGTTGACATTAAGGAATCTGGGAAACCTGATGACACGAAATTGCTGGATTTATCTGCAAACAAAGaaatatttaatattggtaaAAGTACCAGAGATGAGAGTAAACCTGACTCACTGAAAATGATACGTACTGGTttaaagaagaaaggatcaggaGTGGTTTTTGGTGTTCCTAAGCCTGGAAAGAAGCAAAAGTTTATGGAAGTAAGTAAACATTATGTTGCAGATCAGAGTAGCAAGACTCATGAAACTAGTGATTCAGCCAAGTTTACAAAATATTTAATGCCTCAAGGATCTGAACCTCGTggaacgaaaaataaaattgaaccaAAACGAATGGCTGTATCCAAGCCCAAGATTCTCAAGTCCGGAAAATTGCCTAGTGTTTCTAGTAGAAGTATTCCTCAGAAGAACTACTTATCAAACACTATGGTTTCTGAACCTGAGAGTGTTGTGGCCTCAGATGTGTCAAAATTGGAGGATTCTGTAAGCCATGCTGAGAATGTATCAGGAAAGCCAACCTTGATGGAGTTCAGATCATTTTCATCTTCTGATGGAGCAGCAGAGGGCCCGGTCTTATTTTCTTCTGTGGCTGTCTCATCAGATGTACCCCTCAAGAAAACTTCAGCTTCAAATACTAATCTGAAAGGATTAATAAAGGGAAATTCGCGCCATCTGGTGGGAAATTGGCAAAATCGAGGAAAAGTTTTCAATGATGATACAACAAAAACAAGTTCTGAAGGTGTTGAACCTCGTAGATCTAATCGCAGGATTCAGCCAACATCAAGAGTAAGTTAATAGATATGATCATTCATTTCATAAGTTGTCATTATACTGCAGAATCAAAATTTCTAGATCTAAATCTATTTCATATGCTAAGTATACTGCTCTTTTCTTTTTGggaaaatgaattgaaattttttttcttgtacATCATGTACCCTGTGAGTTTGAGTTGTGCTGAATTTGTGACGTGACATTGTAAGATTGACGGGTTTCAGACTCTTTAGGGAACAAGTTGAGAAGTAGAGGTTTGCTTGGAATATAGGAACAACATTTCCCGTAGGGAAAAATGAATTTGGACGGTGTGTTTTGCAAATTTGTTGAATTCTTATCCTATCTACTGGTATTGGGTGAGAGATTCAGCAGCATCTTttccatatttcttttttctATCATATCTAGGAAATCAATTGAGATATGACTTAACATATTTGTTAGAGATATGtgtctaaaatataaaatttactggTATCCATAGAATGTTTTGTTGATGAAAATGGGATTTATAGAGTTTTACTTTTGCTGTTTTTACTACTTTAAGAAGNNNNNNNNNNNNNNNNNNNNNNNNNNNNNNNNNNNNNNNNNNNNNNNNNNNNNNNNNNNNNNNNNNNNNNNNNNNNNNNNNNNNNNNNNNNNNNNNNNNNNNNNNNNNNNNNNNNNNNNNNNNNNNNNNNNNNNNNNNNNNNNNNNNNNNNNNNNNNNNNNNNNNNNNNNNNNNNNNNNNNNNNNNNNNNNNNNNNNNNNNNNNNNNNNNNNNNNNNNNNNNNNNNNNNNNNNNNNNNNNNNNNNNNNNNNNNNNNNNNNNNNNNNNNNNNNNNNNNNNNNNNNNNNNNNNNNNNNNNNNNNNNNNNNNNNNNNNNNNNNNNNNNNNNNNNNNNNNNNNNNNNNNNNNNNNNNNNNNNNNNNNNNNNNNNNNNNNNNNNNNNNNNNNNNNNNNNNNNNNNNNNNNNNNNNNNNNNNNNNNNNNNNNNNNNNNNNNNNNNNNNNNNNNNNNNNNNNNNNNNNNNNNNNNNNNNNNNNNNNNNNNNNNNNNNNNNNNNNNNNATTCACCGGAACCCTAACTCACCGGCTGGAGAATTCCGGTAAGGCGCGGTTACTAGTTAATTCTTCTATTCATTTACTCCTCCATTAGTTAGGTTTTATTCTACCAAATTTTCTCTAgttcattttcttttatcttcTATTATTTGTTTTCTGTTTGTATAGTTTGATTCCTCTGCCGTTCAGGTTATTGGTATGGGACTGTTCGTATGCGTAGGGAGTTGGTGCGGCGGGTGCTATTTTGTTTTTGGTAGCACAAGGATTCTATTTAGGGTTTTCGTTTTTCTAGTGTATTAAGAGCTTGGAAACAGTATTTCTTCTGAGTGGTAGGATAGTGTATTCaaaggtttattattttttttttggtttttgtgtATTATTGGAGCCGAgttttttattaagtttaaggTTGACCGTAGTCAGTCAATTATTTTGCTAGTTtctattttttagtaattttgctaTATTATTGATTGCGTGGAGGTTTTGTTTAATCAATTGTAGTTGGATGTTATGGTTTTGAACTAGACTTGTTTGAATTAGTTCATGGTATATTGTTTGATATCTAAGTCAACTAATGATATTAGGATGaaaaatacatgtttattttacTTATAAGGTTATTACTTGTCACTGCAGTAGGTTTGAAACTCCAGTGGCTTTACTTGCTATGTTTCAGTTTACTAAATTTGTTACCTGATAATGTAGTGTTTATTTCCTTATGTTGGATATTGCAGTTGTCGGAGTGTAAATTGGTGAAAAGACTCATAACCACCATTTGCATTTTGGATTTCGAGTGGCATTTTATCTCAGTTGTCTTCTTGATGAGGTTGGCTTATGCAATGTGACAGTTTAACCTTCTTTTCCCCTGCTTTACTCTTATTTGTACGTAATTGCCATCAACTCTGCTGGCGGTATTTAGATGGGTAATGTGGATTGTTCTGTTTGGAGAAATGCTGTAAGTTTTAGCTTTCCATGCAATTCTACTGTGGCAGGATACTCTTTAACTTCATGATTTATCTTTTCAGTGTTTCCTACCTTTTGTTGTGGATACACTCATGGATATTGACATATTCCAGCAATTTTTTAGTGGTGGGCCATTTCTCTGTTTTACGGTCATATGATCTCCAGTTTGATTTTGTGACAATCTTCGTGGGCATCTAAGATTTGATAGTTTAGTTGACTGAGTTTTTCTCGGATTGAAGTAGTGAGTAATCAGTGGATTGAAGAATTTCCGGGGAGTCAGGGATTGCATTTAGTTCTAGTGCGCAGACCCTGTTTGATTTCTAGGCGACATGTCTGGTCTGAGGCGGCATCCTTAGAATCAGTTGAAATGCTATTAAAATTGTAGGGCAGGACGAAACTACTCTTGATCAACTATTAGTAAGGATTCAGATGCCTGTGATGAGCTGGGTTGCATGATAAAGCCGATGGACCCTAGTTTGAACACAGAGATAGTAGCCTTTCTAAAGTTGGGGATGACATACAACCTGCCCTGCATACAGTGAGATTCCAGGGAAATGTGTAGATAATCAGTTGGTTGAAGATTCTTCTCAAACCCATGAGGGTGGTCCATCTGTTCATGGGGCATTAGAAGATCCAAATAGCAAAATACTGACATACCTGCAACTGAGAGAGATGAGTCTAAAGATGGTAAACATTTTGTTGTTAATGAAAATCTAGTGGAAGCTTCTGCTGATCAGTCTTTGGATGACAGTGTACAGGAAGATAAATTTGCTTCTGGGTCAGAAGTTAATACCGTAATCCCTTCTGTGCAAAGCACATGTATGACTAGTGTTTTGGTAGATGATGAAGATTCCACACATTTGAAAAATGATATCATTGATAAAAATGTGGACAATTTAGAGAGGGAAAATGTTGGTTTAAGTCCAGAACTTCACATCGGTGGTAAGACTTGGTTGATGATACAGTTGCATGTGTTACCTCGCATGTGCAGAAACATTCAGCCTCGGAGATGCAATCTAGGGAAGAAGAACATGCTGTTGGAAACAGCACTGCTAACATGAGTGAGCCTTCTGGTAGAATATTGGAAGGGAATTCTGACCTCCATATGGTGGAAGAATGCAGCAAGCGTGCGGGTGTAGAATTCTTCTGCAGCCAGCAAGTCTGAAGACATTGTCTTGTCAGAAGGAAAGCTACATGACACATCATCAATGCCCATTGGTAGTGATATTACCCTCAAGGAGCATGAAAATGAGGTTAGTGATAGTGGTACTAAAATTTGTATGAGTCTAGAGTCAAAGGTGAATTCAACGATGAAGCTAGCATCTGATGCTATTGAGAAGAAGGATTTGTTAGAAATTGATTACCACCCAGATAAAAAATCTCGAGCAGCAGTCTGAGAAATCTTTGTTGTTAGCAGAAGATGGTAAAGGTTCTAAGGATGAAGGTGAAGATTCTCATGATACTTTGGTTGCTGGACCCacgaaagtatgtgaaagtacaTCGTCACTGAACATATTGATGATCATAAATGTGATAGAAGTGTTTCAGTT
It encodes the following:
- the LOC107887568 gene encoding uncharacterized protein isoform X1 (The sequence of the model RefSeq protein was modified relative to this genomic sequence to represent the inferred CDS: added 285 bases not found in genome assembly) — its product is MDYDDNDSQSQNLHLAGEGNNKFPPVLRSYDLPRFDFDDNLRGHLRFDSLVETEVFLGIESSEDNQWIEEFSRGSTGIAFSSSAAEPCLISRRTNVWSEAASLESVEMLLKSVGQDETTLDQTISKDSDACDELGCMIKPMDPSLKHRDSSLSKVGDDIQPALHTGEIPGKCVDNQLVEDSSQTHEGGPSVHGALEDPNSKNTDIPATERDESKDGKHFVVNENLVEASADQSLDDSVQEDKFASGSEVNTVIPSVQSTCMTSVLVDDEDSTHLKNDIIDKNVDNLERENVGLSPELHIGGKNLVDDTVACVTSHVQKHSASEMQSREEEHAVGNSTANMSEPSGRILEGNSDLHMVEECSKRAGVEILLQTSKSEDIVLSEGKLHDTSSMPIGSDITLKEHENEVSDSGTKICMSLESKVNSTMKLASDAIEKKDLLEIDYHPDKKISSSKSEKSLLLAEDGKGSKDEGEDSHDTLVAGPTKVCEKYIVTEHIDDHKCDRSVSVASKQNTNLPSDCSSADCFDDRSPLVTKGVDSSSFGAGGRVNELASNLKPDVPVSSMLVDCVLLPSDKGMPANTVLDKKEVQVPSSEASFSVVKTSEMTTEKGASCETGEQFSCKIVDQSLLMKNTTTLEGENGNQTLCGVTLEVGKDMHSSSIVSDSTVRKTDGDKALVISEVSTDSAGDASTQLNKTLMNSVPSTSMETSHNTDQNHHKDNNSRLVSEEISGRVAVHQVDVDPAKATSFASVPSSESQTKFHMMESGSSSADLDNPSCGSPIVIRTSEQSQGKIENGVKRSKDQSAVASGVTNEEANKEKSISQDTEGNDATPGDKSFTFEVPPFLGVSEQESGKNWQPFSTMQHDKISPKAMEGTPSTSGLSKAGAKAARETSCANLQAPKREDVRGGLKGTSERKTRRTGGKSASKEAAKKGNAAKEITPARESERSDRTSNVSLSSAGTGQLVQSNEMQHYGHIEGGNMKPFGVLSTSVSSLPDLNTSASSSAVFQQPFTDLQQVQLRAQIFVYGALIQGTVPDEAYMISAFGGPDGGRTIWENAWRAGTERVHGKKSLLVSPETPLQSHIGAKTSDQSIKQNTLQSKATSSPASRSTSKGTPTTSIVNPIIPLSSPLWSIRTPSGDALQPTGFPRGAVMDYQLAISPLHPSATRNLIGHNSSWMSQSPFRGPWTPQTSAFDGNAGFPVRPITEAVNSNPGIASVPHSSSMKQVSAVPVVQSGSPANIFAGTPLLDTKKATLKPGHHSADPKPRKRKKSTVPEESGQSIPHFQSESPLATVVVSQTSTPAAITIPATNISKSTDKFITSVSGNHLKKGDQESDQRASLSEETLSKHKNAQKHAEDAAALAAAAVNRSEEIWRQLDKHKNSGLAPDVETKLTSAAVAIAAAAAVAKAAAAAANVASNAALQAKLMADEALVSSGYRNSTPNNAISDSGKRLSEATPASILKGEDAAASSNSVIVVAKEVARRRVEAASAAAKQAENMDAIVKAAELAAEAVSQAGKIVAMSEPFSLAELVEAGPEAYWKVPQASPEPDGAIREQINIGGSMEAPGSSVGHLKEVPGDKREKQDNHRKSPTHREMTRESMEDRSRLTDGGLAPVATSEKDKKGQKRRKASDFAKTKGVASESEIGFESPLMITQTDHEKAGETSKDNNIREGSHVEVLRDGGGSRVAWFLADILNLNDGKAYVCYNELRQEDGDRLKEWVEVEGDRAPRIRCARPSTAMSFEGTRKRRRAAMGDYNWSVGDRVDAWMQNSWWEGVVIEKSKKDETSFTVHFPAQGETSGVKASLLRPSLMWKKGSWVEWSSFVDNNESSREGDTPQEKRQRLGSPAVEAKGKDKFSKNVDIKESGKPDDTKLLDLSANKEIFNIGKSTRDESKPDSLKMIRTGLKKKGSGVVFGVPKPGKKQKFMEVSKHYVADQSSKTHETSDSAKFTKYLMPQGSEPRGTKNKIEPKRMAVSKPKILKSGKLPSVSSRSIPQKNYLSNTMVSEPESVVASDVSKLEDSVSHAENVSGKPTLMEFRSFSSSDGAAEGPVLFSSVAVSSDXXLKKTXASNTKSERINKGKFAPSGGKLAKIEEXVFNDDTTKTSSEGVEPRRSNRRIQPTSRLLEGLQSSLAISKIPSVSFDKSHKSQSRSMRG
- the LOC107887568 gene encoding uncharacterized protein isoform X2 (The sequence of the model RefSeq protein was modified relative to this genomic sequence to represent the inferred CDS: added 285 bases not found in genome assembly); its protein translation is MDYDDNDSQSQNLHLAGEGNNKFPPVLRSYDLPRFDFDDNLRGHLRFDSLVETEVFLGIESSEDNQWIEEFSRGSTGIAFSSSAAEPCLISRRTNVWSEAASLESVEMLLKSVGQDETTLDQTISKDSDACDELGCMIKPMDPSLKHRDSSLSKVGDDIQPALHTGEIPGKCVDNQLVEDSSQTHEGGPSVHGALEDPNSKNTDIPATERDESKDGKHFVVNENLVEASADQSLDDSVQEDKFASGSEVNTVIPSVQSTCMTSVLVDDEDSTHLKNDIIDKNVDNLERENVGLSPELHIGGKNLVDDTVACVTSHVQKHSASEMQSREEEHAVGNSTANMSEPSGRILEGNSDLHMVEECSKRAGVEILLQTSKSEDIVLSEGKLHDTSSMPIGSDITLKEHENEVSDSGTKICMSLESKVNSTMKLASDAIEKKDLLEIDYHPDKKISSSKSEKSLLLAEDGKGSKDEGEDSHDTLVAGPTKVCEKYIVTEHIDDHKCDRSVSVASKQNTNLPSDCSSADCFDDRSPLVTKGVDSSSFGAGGRVNELASNLKPDVPVSSMLVDCVLLPSDKGMPANTVLDKKEVQVPSSEASFSVVKTSEMTTEKGASCETGEQFSCKIVDQSLLMKNTTTLEGENGNQTLCGVTLEVGKDMHSSSIVSDSTVRKTDGDKALVISEVSTDSAGDASTQLNKTLMNSVPSTSMETSHNTDQNHHKDNNSRLVSEEISGRVAVHQVDVDPAKATSFASVPSSESQTKFHMMESGSSSADLDNPSCGSPIVIRTSEQSQGKIENGVKRSKDQSAVASGVTNEEANKEKSISQDTEGNDATPGDKSFTFEVPPFLGVSEQESGKNWQPFSTMQHDKISPAMEGTPSTSGLSKAGAKAARETSCANLQAPKREDVRGGLKGTSERKTRRTGGKSASKEAAKKGNAAKEITPARESERSDRTSNVSLSSAGTGQLVQSNEMQHYGHIEGGNMKPFGVLSTSVSSLPDLNTSASSSAVFQQPFTDLQQVQLRAQIFVYGALIQGTVPDEAYMISAFGGPDGGRTIWENAWRAGTERVHGKKSLLVSPETPLQSHIGAKTSDQSIKQNTLQSKATSSPASRSTSKGTPTTSIVNPIIPLSSPLWSIRTPSGDALQPTGFPRGAVMDYQLAISPLHPSATRNLIGHNSSWMSQSPFRGPWTPQTSAFDGNAGFPVRPITEAVNSNPGIASVPHSSSMKQVSAVPVVQSGSPANIFAGTPLLDTKKATLKPGHHSADPKPRKRKKSTVPEESGQSIPHFQSESPLATVVVSQTSTPAAITIPATNISKSTDKFITSVSGNHLKKGDQESDQRASLSEETLSKHKNAQKHAEDAAALAAAAVNRSEEIWRQLDKHKNSGLAPDVETKLTSAAVAIAAAAAVAKAAAAAANVASNAALQAKLMADEALVSSGYRNSTPNNAISDSGKRLSEATPASILKGEDAAASSNSVIVVAKEVARRRVEAASAAAKQAENMDAIVKAAELAAEAVSQAGKIVAMSEPFSLAELVEAGPEAYWKVPQASPEPDGAIREQINIGGSMEAPGSSVGHLKEVPGDKREKQDNHRKSPTHREMTRESMEDRSRLTDGGLAPVATSEKDKKGQKRRKASDFAKTKGVASESEIGFESPLMITQTDHEKAGETSKDNNIREGSHVEVLRDGGGSRVAWFLADILNLNDGKAYVCYNELRQEDGDRLKEWVEVEGDRAPRIRCARPSTAMSFEGTRKRRRAAMGDYNWSVGDRVDAWMQNSWWEGVVIEKSKKDETSFTVHFPAQGETSGVKASLLRPSLMWKKGSWVEWSSFVDNNESSREGDTPQEKRQRLGSPAVEAKGKDKFSKNVDIKESGKPDDTKLLDLSANKEIFNIGKSTRDESKPDSLKMIRTGLKKKGSGVVFGVPKPGKKQKFMEVSKHYVADQSSKTHETSDSAKFTKYLMPQGSEPRGTKNKIEPKRMAVSKPKILKSGKLPSVSSRSIPQKNYLSNTMVSEPESVVASDVSKLEDSVSHAENVSGKPTLMEFRSFSSSDGAAEGPVLFSSVAVSSDXXLKKTXASNTKSERINKGKFAPSGGKLAKIEEXVFNDDTTKTSSEGVEPRRSNRRIQPTSRLLEGLQSSLAISKIPSVSFDKSHKSQSRSMRG